From Coffea arabica cultivar ET-39 chromosome 10e, Coffea Arabica ET-39 HiFi, whole genome shotgun sequence, one genomic window encodes:
- the LOC113712463 gene encoding uncharacterized protein, with amino-acid sequence MTAETHLVPLELPDLSHNNSPTSATTIATSSPSKVPSLHIQADPESAPFPNCNGANGIHHHHHDGDDHDDDAIPKYDAGDNSYTFVTRNDDSPLPLDMNHHLNGTAHVQSCHSNLIDLQIAKLAAETDANQVASSINGVSVLHQEGSVVASVVGDAFLVGGPSTAASEVVLQNGGGAGGAKADAEPCQLADCQIDSKLPSPAPRENQESDVAVFHLQADADLVESRQAQYPSLHVAKPTDGCQKSEGNDFDLISPLQEEIQEFQHGSLESSPPKSPEFEVSKPIPTNQFHSESSDRVSGAQDPENGQSDASQFVPHQTELQEANLEDQIGIDSTNVIEERVQSGVLVKSKENSETSEFHKSGQRDEGEETKMELLSEDNQNPESIVGSGKNGEPSFDQELEAVNSPNDVDLLSVTASGPVSNESKDHFPVSSSNCSVPDNKESYESTDDSEIHNKESNNRAVDGEKSLELLQFATDADTLVPATSCVKTDTVGNPVESIENVQDAAKEQEVQHEIFPSTENVTSRDDGVCKPETEDIDNAGAQSIAEVPDISRQHEIEKVACSSCEHVVGEDKVIKSETEVASAISLPISDSILEIIQSKGVNNDDLVGVVSILPNTTISGSEFQLGTDNSKEKMQSFQVENMHLKPEVGILDDECGDMRSVSSVEEVKDEVENSSGTDGADMACSNSVASNAEVSDSSVVISESAPNLGPEFKDVEAQEDKLSLLDVKIDNKLICQERKNMEKSHENEISTSLSENSNPDALAGQNVGFGPLTRSFCYLIRMPRFDDLKIREQIQLAQLQVEEKTKHRDAFRLEIQKHKANCQSHAAEYEDALSKARASKRSVKSKRAEIDSIQSVINKVKNAISVEDIDARIYSMEHMIQHETLPLKEEKQFIREIKQLKQLREQLSSNIGSQDEVQQALKKRDEFEERLKILKKELDNLKDGVLKAETVARAAQKKYEDESLKLRELISQVEDANDIRQAAYHHLQSLKKELFEKNKQFRTYKDNAAAASDYAARKDREALHHLCVNQVETVMDLWNKDDAFRKEYVKCNMRSTLRRLGTLDGRSLGPDEEPPEMMSYRVERIDRFVLNPSNTSAVLQTQDLIQENQLKYVEDVCPGDRSKIKEVRVNSEKAESREAVKPFLRNGLATISGRMISDVEITEKERIPTMEEQELARKAEELTKAEAAAKLREQRRLEEKAKALEALERKKRIAEKAQMRAELRAQKEAELREKEREKRLRKKERKRAGGAEVPDGNNIGECTPKSEIVPGTMKESEVKYCFPTVIKRSQNPSVVVKQSKTKSIPPPLRNRGKRKIQQWMWIILTCVVVIALFLLGNIGFFSSLSNFRPRSHSF; translated from the exons ATGACGGCTGAGACCCACCTAGTTCCCTTGGAACTCCCTGACCTATCTCACAACAATTCTCCTACTTCTGCTACTACCATTGCTACTAGCAGTCCTTCTAAAGTCCCCTCTCTCCACATCCAAGCCGACCCCGAATCTGCTCCATTCCCCAATTGCAATGGTGCCAATGGgatccaccaccaccaccatgaTGGTGATGATCATGATGATGATGCCATTCCCAAGTATGATGCTGGCGACAACTCCTACACCTTTGTCACCCGCAATGATGATTCACCCCTTCCTCTTGATATGAATCACCATCTAAATGGAACTGCCCACGTGCAGTCTTGCCATTCCAACCTCATAGACCTCCAAATTGCGAAACTTGCTGCAGAAACTGATGCCAACCAGGTTGCCTCTTCCATCAATGGTGTTAGTGTTCTGCACCAAGAGGGCTCTGTGGTTGCCTCTGTTGTTGGGGATGCCTTCCTGGTTGGTGGCCCCAGCACAGCTGCCAGTGAAGTCGTTCTGCAAAATGGTGGTGGTGCTGGAGGTGCTAAGGCAGATGCTGAGCCATGCCAGCTTGCTGACTGTCAAATTGACTCCAAGCTGCCCTCTCCTGCTCCAAGAGAGAATCAGGAATCTGATGTTGCAGTCTTCCACCTGCAGGCAGATGCAGATTTAGTTGAGAGTCGCCAAGCTCAATATCCTTCATTGCACGTTGCCAAGCCCACCGATGGTTGTCAGAAATCTGAGGGAAATGATTTTGATCTAATCAGTCCATTGCAAGAGGAAATCCAAGAGTTCCAGCATGGTAGTTTGGAGTCTTCCCCACCTAAATCACCAGAATTTGAAGTCAGCAAGCCCATCCCCACTAACCAATTCCATTCAGAGTCATCTGACAGGGTTAGTGGTGCCCAGGACCCTGAAAATGGACAAAGTGATGCTAGTCAATTTGTACCCCATCAGACTGAGTTGCAGGAGGCGAACTTGGAAGACCAAATTGGCATAGATTCCACTAATGTCATAGAGGAAAGGGTGCAAAGTGGAGTGCTGGTGAAATCCAAAGAGAATTCTGAAACCTCTGAATTTCATAAGAGTGGACAAAGGGATGAAGGAGAGGAAACAAAGATGGAACTTCTTTCAGAAGATAACCAAAATCCAGAATCCATCGTTGGATCTGGTAAAAATGGTGAGCCTAGTTTTGATCAGGAGCTTGAAGCTGTAAACTCTCCTAATGATGTTGATTTACTATCGGTAACTGCTAGTGGTCCGGTTTCCAATGAAAGTAAAGACCATTTTCCTGTTTCTTCTTCCAATTGTTCTGTTCCCGATAACAAAGAATCTTATGAATCCACAGATGACAGTGAAATACATAACAAAGAATCTAATAACCGTGCAGTTGACGGCGAGAAATCCCTTGAACTGCTCCAATTTGCTACTGATGCTGATACTTTAGTTCCTGCAACCAGTTGTGTGAAAACTGATACTGTGGGCAATCCAGTTGAAAGTATTGAAAATGTGCAAGACGCTGCTAAAGAACAGGAAGTTCAGCATGAGATATTTCCTTCTACAGAAAATGTTACTTCTCGTGATGATGGGGTATGCAAACCAGAGACTGAAGACATTGATAATGCTGGGGCTCAAAGCATTGCTGAAGTTCCAGACATCTCTAGACAGCATGAAATTGAAAAAGTAGCTTGTTCTTCATGTGAACATGTTGTTGGTGAGGATAAGGTTATTAAATCAGAAACTGAAGTTGCAAGTGCCATTTCCCTTCCTATTAGTGACTCAATATTAGAGATCATACAATCCAAAGGTGTAAACAATGATGACCTTGTTGGTGTTGTGAGCATCCTCCCCAATACCACAATCTCTGGATCTGAATTTCAGCTTGGAACTGACAATTCCAAGGAAAAAATGCAGTCATTTCAGGTTGAGAACATGCACTTGAAACCTGAAGTTGGCATTCTGGATGATGAATGTGGCGATATGCGCTCTGTTTCATCTGTTGAAGAAGTAAAGGATGAAGTTGAGAATTCTTCTGGCACGGATGGTGCAGATATGGCCTGCAGTAACAGTGTTGCATCCAACGCCGAGGTTTCTGATAGTTCTGTTGTTATTAGCGAGAGTGCCCCAAACTTAGGTCCTGAATTTAAGGATGTTGAAGCCCAGGAAGATAAGTTATCTCTTTTAGATGTAAAAATTGATAATAAGCTAATATGCCAAGAAAGGAAGAACATGGagaaatctcatgaaaatgagaTATCTACTTCTTTGTCGGAGAATTCCAATCCTGATGCTTTGGCTGGACAGAATGTTGGTTTTGGACCCTTGACTAGGTCATTTTGTTATCTGATTAGGATGCCAAGATTTGACGATCTGAAGATCAGAGAACAGATCCAACTTGCTCAACTACAGGTTGAAGAGAAGACGAAGCATAGGGATGCATTTCGACTTGAAATCCAAAAGCACAAA GCAAACTGCCAGAGTCATGCTGCCGAATATGAGGATGCATTGTCCAAGGCAAGGGCTTCAAAAAGGTCTGTGAAGTCTAAGCGCGCAGAGATAGATTCTATCCAATCTGTGATTAATAAAGTCAAGAATGCAATTTCTGTGGAGGATATTGATGCCCGG ATCTACAGCATGGAACACATGATTCAACATGAAACTCTACCGTTAAAGGAGGAAAAGCAGTTTATTCGCGAAATCAAGCAATTGAAGCAGCTTCGAGAACAATTATCCTCAAACATTGGAAGCCAGGATGAGGTTCAGCAGGCTTTGAAAAAGAGAGACGAATTTGAAGAGCGTTTGAAG ATATTAAAGAAGGAACTGGATAATCTCAAGGATGGTGTCCTGAAAGCTGAAACAGTTGCTCGAGCAGCACAGAAGAAGTATGAAGATGAGAGTCTAAAGCTCAGGGAATTGATCTCTCAGGTTGAAGATGCAAATGACATTCGCCAGGCAGCGTATCATCATTTGCAAAGTTTGAAGAAAGAATTGTTTGAGAAG AATAAACAATTTCGAACATACAAGGACAATGCAGCTGCAGCTAGTGATTATGCAGCAAGAAAAGATAGAGAAGCACTCCATCACCTCTGTGTTAATCAG gTGGAGACAGTAATGGATTTGTGGAACAAGGATGATGCTTTCCGTAAAGAATACGTTAAGTGCAACATGAGGAGCACACTGAGGAGATTAGGAACATTGGATGGTCGCTCACTTGGCCCAGATGAGGAACCTCCTGAAATGATGAGTTACAGGGTCGAAAGGATCGATAGGTTTGTTTTAAACCCAAGCAACACTAGTGCTGTGTTGCAAACCCAAGATCTGATACAAGAAAACCAATTGAAATATGTAGAGGATGTTTGCCCGGGTGATAGGTCTAAGATCAAAGAAGTAAGAGTGAATAGTGAGAAAGCAGAAAGTAGAGAAGCTGTGAAACCATTTTTGAGGAATGGGCTTGCGACGATTTCAGGCAGGATGATAAGTGATGTCGAGATCACAGAGAAGGAGCGCATACCAACGATGGAGGAGCAGGAGTTGGCAAGGAAGGCTGAGGAGTTAACGAAGGCAGAGGCAGCAGCCAAGTTGAGGGAGCAACGGCGACTAGAGGAGAAAGCTAAGGCTCTGGAGGCATTGGAGAGAAAAAAGAGGATAGCAGAGAAAGCGCAAATGAGAGCTGAATTACGAGCACAGAAAGAAGCCGAACTGAGAGAGAAG GAAAGGGAGAAGAGGTTGAGGAAGAAGGAGAGAAAGAGGGCCGGTGGAGCCGAAGTTCCCGATGGTAACAATATTGGGGAATGCACTCCAAAATCTGAAATCGTACCTGGAACAATGAAGGAATCTGAGGTTAAGTACTGTTTTCCTACAGTTATCAAAAGATCTCAAAATCCATCAGTTGTGGTGAAGCAAAGCAAGACAAAATCTATCCCTCCGCCACTTAGGAACAGAGGTAAAAGAAAAATTCAGCAGTGGATGTGGATAATTTTGACATGCGTGGTTGTTATTGCTCTGTTCTTGCTGGGAAACATTGGCTTCTTCTCCAGTCTTTCAAATTTTAGGCCGCGGAGCCATAGTTTctga